The following proteins are co-located in the Spinactinospora alkalitolerans genome:
- a CDS encoding SpoIIE family protein phosphatase, with protein sequence MNGTTGTTDDFAGSGGSTGAAFAAEIGDPAGAAFHHAPAAMFVADRTGAILLTNRAFAHLTGYRSAEPPRGPWPDLLADSDVERGWELHRLALSGPHESPHRSLRLTGSDGTAHHVVVEPRPLAGGDGAQPAGIVVMCRGPMRDEETLRAITELRTENSDTALWTLDLRTGELGELFGPSPLGRLLAGESRTLEECLARVHRDDIARLRDAMEASYQGRDYEQRFRMFDQVGDERWLHARARYLEGGTPRLVGIIDDVTEHVQLVRRLADRRRIEAAQGRQVNELAAKLVSATTVDEVTGLLTEEFVPIFGGSTAAVVLLQDGVLRAVSSSTQPNGTLQMIDGRDATDTSFPMGAVLQDRQPRFFESRAEVLERFPAVQELLHRTNAQSWATVPIFGDRRIALGVWQVAWTQPHHATPDERALMLTLAGLAGQALQRVSRQQAELELADAMQRRMLPPQLPDFPGLDVATRYLPSRAGWRVCGDFYDAIQLPNRRIGLVVGDVQGHGVEAAAAMGQIRVAFRAYATNQSDPGVVLAETNRLLTETGEIVFATCGYLVLDLDSGEMQAAWAGQPPAIIATTEGFEVWGPETGPPVGVDGESKYPVTTRRLAPGETLLMCSDGLVESSEVRMDDGLERVGQALRSMATDVHAAATSLADLAPAGRGDDIAILIARMPEDAFGG encoded by the coding sequence GTGAATGGCACAACCGGCACCACTGACGACTTCGCCGGTTCCGGGGGGTCGACCGGTGCCGCCTTCGCGGCCGAGATCGGCGACCCCGCCGGCGCGGCGTTTCACCATGCGCCGGCGGCCATGTTCGTGGCCGATCGCACGGGCGCCATCCTGCTGACCAACCGGGCGTTCGCGCACCTCACGGGATACCGGTCCGCGGAACCGCCGCGGGGCCCCTGGCCGGACCTGCTCGCCGACAGCGACGTCGAACGCGGCTGGGAGCTGCACCGCCTGGCGCTGAGCGGCCCTCACGAGTCGCCGCACCGCAGCCTGCGCCTCACCGGTTCCGACGGAACCGCCCACCACGTCGTCGTGGAGCCGCGGCCGCTGGCCGGCGGGGACGGCGCGCAGCCCGCCGGGATCGTGGTCATGTGCCGCGGGCCGATGCGGGACGAGGAGACGCTGCGCGCCATCACCGAACTGCGCACCGAGAACTCCGACACCGCGCTGTGGACGCTGGACCTGCGCACCGGCGAGCTCGGGGAGCTCTTCGGCCCCTCCCCGCTGGGCCGGCTGCTCGCAGGGGAGAGCCGCACCCTGGAGGAGTGCCTGGCCCGGGTGCACCGCGACGACATCGCGCGGCTGCGCGACGCCATGGAGGCCTCCTACCAGGGGCGCGACTACGAGCAGCGGTTCCGGATGTTCGACCAGGTGGGCGACGAACGCTGGCTGCACGCCCGGGCGCGCTACCTCGAGGGCGGCACCCCCCGACTGGTGGGCATCATCGACGACGTCACCGAGCACGTCCAGTTGGTGCGCCGCCTGGCCGACCGCCGCCGGATCGAGGCCGCGCAGGGCCGCCAGGTCAACGAGCTGGCCGCCAAGCTCGTCTCGGCGACGACCGTCGACGAGGTCACCGGGCTGCTCACCGAGGAGTTCGTGCCGATCTTCGGCGGCAGTACCGCCGCCGTCGTGCTGCTCCAGGACGGCGTGCTGCGCGCCGTCTCGTCGTCGACGCAGCCCAACGGCACGCTGCAGATGATCGACGGACGCGACGCCACCGACACGTCCTTCCCCATGGGCGCGGTGCTGCAGGATCGCCAGCCCCGGTTCTTCGAGAGCAGGGCCGAGGTGCTGGAGCGCTTCCCGGCCGTCCAGGAGCTCCTGCACCGCACCAACGCGCAGTCCTGGGCGACGGTGCCGATCTTCGGCGACCGCAGGATCGCCCTGGGCGTGTGGCAGGTAGCCTGGACCCAGCCGCACCACGCCACCCCTGACGAGCGGGCCCTCATGCTCACCCTGGCCGGACTCGCCGGCCAGGCGCTGCAGCGGGTCAGCCGCCAGCAGGCCGAACTGGAGCTCGCCGACGCGATGCAGCGCCGGATGCTGCCGCCGCAGCTGCCGGACTTCCCCGGACTCGACGTCGCGACGCGCTACCTGCCCTCGCGTGCGGGCTGGCGGGTCTGCGGCGACTTCTACGACGCCATCCAGTTGCCGAACCGCCGCATCGGCCTGGTCGTGGGCGACGTGCAGGGCCACGGTGTCGAGGCCGCGGCGGCGATGGGCCAGATCCGTGTGGCGTTTCGCGCCTACGCCACCAACCAGAGCGATCCCGGAGTGGTGCTGGCCGAGACCAACCGGCTGCTCACCGAGACCGGCGAGATCGTGTTCGCCACCTGCGGCTACCTCGTGCTCGACCTGGACAGCGGCGAGATGCAGGCCGCCTGGGCCGGCCAGCCGCCGGCGATCATCGCCACGACCGAGGGCTTCGAGGTGTGGGGGCCCGAGACCGGTCCGCCGGTCGGCGTCGACGGCGAGAGCAAGTACCCGGTGACGACGCGCCGGCTCGCCCCCGGTGAGACGCTGCTGATGTGCTCCGACGGGCTGGTGGAGAGCTCCGAGGTGCGCATGGACGACGGCCTTGAGCGCGTCGGGCAGGCGCTGCGCTCCATGGCCACCGACGTGCACGCGGCCGCGACCTCGCTGGCCGACCTCGCCCCGGCCGGGCGCGGGGACGACATCGCCATCCTCATCGCGCGGATGCCTGAAGACGCGTTCGGCGGGTAG